The genomic segment GATGATATcttagtttacaacccaaccaTGGAGCAACACCTAGCCCACCTCAAAACCACATTCCAAGTCTTTAAATCTAACTAATTGTATGTTAAGAAGTCTAAATGTATCTTCGCATAGGAAAATGTGGAATACCTTGGGCATATCATCATTGGAGAAGGCATGCTTAatgatccaaaaaaaaaaacaactgcTGTGGAATGGCCTCATCCTAAGACTATTAAGGAATTGAGGGGCTTTCTTGGGCTAACCGACTATTATAGAAAGTTCATTAAGGGGTATGGGATAATCAACAAGCCGTTGATTGAACTGCTCAAGAAGAATGGATTTGAGTGGGGCGAGAGAGCAGCAATAGCCTTCAATTCCTTAAAGGAGGCTATGACTCAAGCTCCAATTTTGTCTctaccaaaattttcaaaatctttcaTATTGGAAACAAATGCAAGTGATGTGGGAGTGGGAGCAATGTTGACACAAGATGGTAGGCCAATAGCTTTCCTTAGTTAGGTTTTAGCTCCCAAACTCCTGGGGCTGAGTATCTATGATAAGGAATTAATAGTTGTACTAATGGTAGTAGACAAATGAAGGTGTTATCTAGAAGGAAACTCATTTGTTATCAAGATCGACCGTGAAAGCCTCAATTTCTTAGGAGAGCAAAGATTACACACTCAGTTACAAAGAAAAGGAGTAACCAAGCTGCTAGGATTGGACTACACCATCCAATACCGTAAGGGTAAAGAGAATACAGTGGCTGATGCATTGtcaagaaggaaagaaaaggggGAATGCTGAGCAATCTCTGTAATTGTTCCCGATTGGATCAAAGAGGTGTCATGTAGCTATGAGGGGACACCATGGGCTCAAGAACTTATGATCAGTCTAGCAGCTGGAGGCGACGAACAGAAAGGGTACACATTGAGGGCGGGGTTATTGAGGTATATAGGGCGGATGGTGATTGGGGAAGACCCTCAACTCAGGACTCGAATCCTACAAGCCTTGCATGCATCTCCCATTGGAGGGCACTCTGGCTTGAATGTTACTTACAACAACGTGAGATAGTTGTTTTATTGGccgagaaagaagaaggaagtgACAACTTATGTATTAGCATGCTCCATTTGCCAAAAATGCAAACACGAGCAAGTTCCATACCCCGGTTTACTTTAGCTATTGGAGATACCAGACCAGGCTTGGTAAATAatttccatggattttgtgaagGGACTACCCCGATCCGAAGAGAAGAACACTATCCTAGTAGTGGTGGATAAGTTGACTAAATTTGGGTATTTCCTCAGCCTAGCTCATCCATTTACAACTTCGGATGTGGCTAGAATACTGCTGGATTTGGTAGAGAAGATACATGGCTTGCCCTTGTCTATTACTTCAGACCGAGATAAGATATTTACCAACAACTTTTGGAGAGAATTGTTCGAACAATTGGGAGTTGGCTTACATATGTCTATAGCTTATCATCCGAAAACGGATGGACAAACAGAAAGGGTGAATCAGTGCTTGGAAGCTTATCTGAGATGTGTGTGTTTCACTAGACCTAAAAGCTGGAATCAATGGTTGCCTGTAGCTCAATGGTGCTACAACTCAAACTTCCACAACTCACTTAAGAGATCACCTTTCGAGGCACTCTTTGGTTACAAACCGCCACTCATCCCAGCAGTGATGCATTACTCCAATGTGGAATGGGATGTGGATTGATAATTGAGGTAAAGATAAGATGCctttcaattaataaaaaaagaattaacgGTAGCATAAAATCgaatgaagaaaatggaagacaTGAGAAGAACCGAAAGgaattttgaagaagaagattctATTTACTTGAAGGTAAGAAGATTTTAGCAGCAGTTGTTCACCAGTAAACCTCCTTCTAACCCAGGACCTAATTACTTCGGCCCTTTCCAAATAAGGGCTAAGGTAGGGAGCTCTGCATATAGACTACAACTACCAGAGGGAGTAGGCATCCATCCAATCTTCCATGTATCATTACTCAAGAAATCCGTAGGGTCACATGAAGTGGTAAGTGCCAAACCGCCAACCTTGGAGGATAAGTACCAGGGAGAATCTGAACCTATGGCAATTATCAATAGGAGGGTCATTTATGAAGGGTCCTTACCTCTGATTCAAGTGCAGGAACAATGGAACGATCGGCCTCCAGATGACACAACTTGGGAGTACCTCCCTGAGTTGCTCAAACGGTTCCCTTGGGTAGCCGGACTCTTGTgatttcttgaggataagaaatattttaagaagaggggaattgtcatgtaGCTAACATATCATAGGGGTAGAAAAGGTCCATCCTTATTTTGTAACGCCTTAGGTGAGCCTCGACAAGGTAGGAAATGCTGCTGCCTGCTGAGTCACGATTACTTGCTAGAAGGGCCCTCTAACAGCATATATATTCGGTTGTACTGGAACCATGCTCTTCATGATTAATGagaatcttctttgtttttctctttcttttatgttatcttttctctctctattcatTCTCTCTCCCTGCTCTCTCTCCAAAGAGCTAAAATTCCCTTGAATTCTGCCTTAACCTTGTCAGACCAAGCAGTGCTAACAGGCGAGTCCTTCATCCGTCGATGCAAgtgacccccaaacatcttaataaTTGTCGCGTGTGTCTGAGGCGAGTCTCTTAGGTATtaacccccaaacatcttaacagACTTCAACATCTGTGTATGTTCGAGGCAAGTCCTTTATCCGTCAACGCAAGCGACCACCAAACATTTTAATGGTTGTTGCGTGTGTCTGATGCGAGACTTTTAGGTATTGACTCCTAGACATCTTAATAGACTTCAACATCTGCGTATGTTCGGGGTAAGTCCTTCATTCATCGACGCAAGAGACCCCTAAACATATTAACGATTGTCGCGTGTGTCTGAGGTGAGTCTCTTAGGTATtaacccccaaacatcttaacagACTTCAACATCTATGTATGTTCGAGGCAAGTCCTTTATCCGTCAACGCAAGCGACCACCAAACATTTTAACAGTTGTTGCGTGTGTCTGAGGCGAGACTTTTAGGTATTGACTCCTAGACATCTTAATAGACTTCAACATCTGCGTATGTTCGGGGTGAGTCCTTCATTCATCGACGCAAGAGACCCTTAAACATATTAACGATTGTCGCGTGTGTCTGAGGCAAGTCTCTTAGGTATTGACCTCTAGATATCTTAATGGACTTCAACATCTGTGTGTGTTTGGTGTGAGTCCTTCGTCTGTCGAAGTAAATGACTCTCGAACATCTTAACGGTTGTTGTGTATGTTCAAGGCGACTCTTATTCATCTATTAACCCTCGAACATCTTAATGAACTTCAGCATCTGCATGTGTTCAGGGTGAGTTATTCGTCTGTCGACCCAAGCAACCCCCAAACATATTAACGGTTGCTGCGTGTGTATGAGGCAAAGTCTCTTGGGTAATATTGACCCCGAGACATCTTAACGGACTTCAACATTCGGATGTGTTCAAGGCGAGTCCCTTGTCCGTAAATGAGCAAGcgacccccaaacatcttaacggACTTCTTGAAATAACTTTTGTCATGGTTCCCCAGTTTCGTGTGTATATACTTGCTGGAATTGTGGACGACGTCTGCAATTAGaaagaatattaatattttatttttgcaattcAACATGACGCTTACTTTCGCAATTTAATAATATCAACATTTTGTTTTCGTGGGTCGACGTAACGCCTACGTTTGTACTCAGAAagaataatcttattttatttttgcagttcAAGATAACCCCTATGTCCCGTAATCAGAAGATGTGCCAAAATTGAAAGTCGATCTGTGAACAACATAATGGCTTCAATGGATGCGCTTACCCTTTTCCTATGTTGTTGAGGGATGCAGTGGTGTAGGAATAttaaacaaatgagcataccattaATGAGATTATCACATAAGTGTAATGTCTTATTCctcaattgatttgattaagCTTCTTGCAGCTTGAGATTGTGTGAGAATTGTTGTAGTATTTATAAGTTTTTTGGACATTTCCCAAAAACGACGCTAATTGTTTTTGCATAGATATAAcgataaatttgtttaaatagaAACATTGTTGTCAAACCGTTCGAATCTGcacaaataagaaaacaatcagaGGGTGCAGGAGGTCCTTGCACAAACAATCTGATGCTTAAATTAGACATTGaatatgatgaaagaaattgtatTGAAACTAGTATGAGAGACGTCGTACCTTTTCAAGAATGagtacttatttatttatttataaagaaatatagagtaatattaattaatttagaattaagATTCTTACAGATAATGTTTGTCTTGATTAGTCTTAGTCTGGCCAAGACtatatttgttataaataacatttatctCTTAATAGATGATGTTTATGTTACATTTTTTGGGGATAAAATTTCTTATGGAcaattgtttattttaatattcttaaatcattttagaattagaattctttattgataattatatattattttcttgaaatattcagAGAGATTTTCAGATGtcataattatctaatttgagATTTTGTGTGGGACCCACCCGcgtatgaaaaatttatgccttttagcccaaaatgagattttgggctTTTAgacattttctttgatttttgctTATGggacaacaaaaatattttatcatataattgGGCAGATTTAAGAAGGTTAACAAACTCTGTATACCActatatagaaaattaaaattttatttattgtttactTATTAAGATTGCACGGGTAGTTATAGTCGATCCCAAGCttcaagaaaggaaaaagggCGCCTTAGATATATAGCTGaaaattaacccaaaaaaaagggggaaattcttaaataatatgaattttaaacaactccaaatatgataaattaagatttgatataatgttatttgtatataGCAGGTGTATTGCACTGTTGCAATATTGCTTGGTTTGGTTCTTTTCTTTTAAGTCAAATCTGCGGAATTAAATgggaaaacaaaacacaattaGTTGAATGGTTCAAACAGCTGGAATTCACTGAACAAATGGCCTTGAGGATGACTTTGACCTTTTTGTTGGTAATCTTTGCAGTAAACAAGGTTTAGACAATACTAACAATTTTCAGAATAGGTCAAATATTACATcttgcaaaaataaatacataaaaatgtatatattaatCTCTTTAATAACAGCAAAGAATAAAAAAggacaatatttttttttttttacattttacgCTAcctaaatacatttattttttcttaaataagcGTGAAAATTAGGAGTggttaataataaaaaatcaggAGTGGTTAAAtaaatgcatttattttttcttaaataaacgtgcaaaaagtataataataaaaaaattatatatgctgAGTTAAATGTATAACTAAATAATTACAATTGTTCCCGAGATAGTTACATTTTGAACACATTATATAATTGCTTTAGTATTcatatgttaattaatttgaaattaataataaatgcatccaacaaatccaattcaataaaaatccaatcataaatattataatctcTAGCAGTTTATTTGTTTCTCAAACAATTGATTATTAAtgagtataaatataaatttaatattcaataataaatagcACAATAATTGtagaaaaaaatcacataaaaaggttaaattttctcttcctaGTTTTCTTAAGGAGGTGTCAAATTgaggtttttattttctagtaggATTAAACTATAATACCATGATTGGTTATTATCAATATATCCCTCAACTCCTTTATAGAAATCTAAATCTTGTTGTTGTCatattagtttttattattttccttttgccTGTATGTGACTAATTTGTGTTTATAATTTGGGTTGAACGAGCCACTCACATGTCAATTGATATTTGCGCAAAATAAGTACAAACTAACTGTAATTTGTTTGAGAGaataaagggaaaaataaaccaaaaaagaGTAGAATCATTCAACAAAACTCGAGCTAGTTAGTAGTCCGTGTGTATGTTAATTACTTAGGGAATTTCATCTATAAAATCTTGTCAAATTGTGTTATGAGCTGTACGCTTAGGAAATGCTGTATATATGTTACAAATTAAAGGGGAATCaagtaacaaaaataattttactgaTCAATACTCGGTATGTTATAGCTCTCAAGTGACTTTCAAACAGAAATTCTGCACAAGACTTTGAAAGGAAAATTAAGGTCAAGTGTCTTCATTTTCAGCCCATTCAATCTCTCAACCCTATAAACAATTTGTCTTGCCTGTCAACAGTCAAAAATCTATCTtctcaaaggaggaaaaagaaattttgaagTAATTTCCCCCTGCCCCGCCCCCCTACAATCAGGAATCATTTGTTTTTCAGTATAAATATATCCCACTTCCCTAAACCCATTCTCCATCCCTCTTCAATcagctatttttattttggtatatccttgcttttaaaattaattaagaatgaGATCTCTCCACATTTTCTTTGCCATTTTAGCTGTGCTTTTCCTTGTAACCCTAAATCTCAATGAAGGCGGTAGGGTTTTGGATgagaagcaagaagaagaagacaattgCAATTGGGCGACAAGGATGATGATGAAGGATCAACTCAAGTTGCAGTCTCTGGCAAAGGGTCCGCCTCCACCTTGTTGTGGGCCAAATCCTCCCTCTCCTGGGGGAAGCAGCACTAGCACAATCACCCAGAAAAACTTTGTCGGCCGCCGTGCTTTGCTGCTGCCTCCAACTCCTACCAACACGAAATTCGTGGCTCTATCCGGGGTGGCCACAAGTTGATAAATAAGAATCCTAATGCAGGAAGTAGCCATTAACAATTTCATGATCCacatcttaaattatatatatatatatacactactAAATAAGCATGAAAATTCAAAGGGATAAGGCTGCTGCAAACTAAATAGGATTGTAATATTTAGTGTCTCCATTAACTGTTCATCTTTCTTGTATTGTATGGTGTATTGATAATTTATgatttgtattaatttatttcgAAGCTAAAGATCTAGAGAATAATAAGTACTGCATGCAAGGTGATTCCATATATGTTGAGCCaat from the Diospyros lotus cultivar Yz01 unplaced genomic scaffold, ASM1463336v1 superscaf1, whole genome shotgun sequence genome contains:
- the LOC127793149 gene encoding uncharacterized protein LOC127793149 — protein: MRGGLGASTNIPVSKMEIPVFEGAQQEWRWTEFVEEFCARFGESNLIEVVEQFNKLRQERIVDEYQTQFDELKSRLGHVPSMLDEEYFVSSFLSGLNDKLRPMENVEYLGHIIIGEGMLNDPKKKTTAVEWPHPKTIKELRGFLGLTDYYRKFIKGYGIINKPLIELLKKNGFEWGERAAIAFNSLKEAMTQAPILSLPKFSKSFILETNASDVGVGAMLTQDEVSCSYEGTPWAQELMISLAAGGDEQKGYTLRAGLLRYIGRMVIGEDPQLRTRILQALHASPIGGHSGLNVTYNNGLPRSEEKNTILVVVDKLTKFGYFLSLAHPFTTSDVARILLDLVEKIHGLPLSITSDRDKIFTNNFWRELFEQLGVGLHMSIAYHPKTDGQTERVNQCLEAYLRCVCFTRPKSWNQWLPVAQWCYNSNFHNSLKRSPFEALFGYKPPLIPAVMHYSNVEWDVD